The following proteins are encoded in a genomic region of Alistipes shahii WAL 8301:
- a CDS encoding aspartate aminotransferase family protein — MILRKQFLAHVAQTSPSPMLVEVARAEGSFFYTPEGKRYFDLVAGVSVSNVGHGNPAVVRAVQEQAARYMHVMVYGELVETPQVEYAARIASLLPAPLESVYFVNSGAEAVEGALKLAKRFTRRTEIVSMRRAYHGSTHGAMSMMGAPEGEEWKGAFRPLLPDVQAVEFNDFSELERITRRTACVLAEPVQGEAGVRPPRPGYLEALRRRCDEVGALLIFDEIQTGMGRTGRLFAMQKYGVTPDIVCLAKAFGGGMPLGAFVARHEVMDTLQENPVLGHITTFGGHPVCCAAGLAALNYLVDNKVVERVETKGALYEMLLKDHPAMREIRRSGLLLAVELGESAKLYRIMELFREAGILSDWFLFCDTAFRISPPLTISEDEVRESAALIRSCLDRL; from the coding sequence ATGATTCTCCGCAAACAATTTCTGGCGCATGTCGCCCAGACCTCCCCGTCGCCGATGCTGGTGGAGGTCGCGCGCGCCGAAGGCTCGTTTTTCTATACGCCCGAAGGCAAGCGTTATTTCGACCTCGTGGCCGGGGTTTCGGTCAGCAATGTCGGTCACGGCAATCCGGCCGTGGTGCGCGCCGTGCAGGAGCAGGCTGCGCGCTACATGCATGTGATGGTCTACGGCGAGCTGGTCGAGACGCCGCAGGTGGAGTATGCCGCCAGGATCGCGTCGCTGCTGCCCGCGCCGCTCGAAAGCGTCTATTTCGTCAACTCGGGCGCCGAGGCGGTCGAGGGGGCTTTGAAACTGGCGAAACGTTTTACCCGGCGTACGGAGATCGTCTCCATGCGCCGCGCCTACCACGGGTCGACGCACGGCGCGATGAGCATGATGGGTGCGCCCGAGGGCGAGGAGTGGAAGGGGGCGTTCCGGCCCCTGCTGCCCGACGTGCAGGCCGTGGAGTTCAACGATTTCTCCGAACTGGAGCGCATTACGCGCCGCACGGCCTGTGTGCTGGCCGAGCCGGTGCAGGGCGAGGCCGGCGTCCGTCCGCCCCGTCCGGGTTATCTGGAAGCGCTGCGCAGACGCTGCGACGAAGTCGGCGCGCTGCTGATTTTCGACGAGATACAGACCGGCATGGGCCGCACGGGCCGCCTGTTCGCCATGCAGAAATACGGCGTCACGCCCGACATCGTCTGTCTGGCCAAGGCCTTCGGCGGGGGCATGCCCCTCGGGGCGTTCGTCGCGCGTCACGAGGTGATGGACACCTTGCAGGAAAATCCCGTGCTGGGGCATATCACCACTTTCGGCGGCCATCCGGTCTGCTGTGCGGCGGGACTTGCGGCGCTGAATTACCTGGTGGACAACAAGGTGGTCGAAAGGGTCGAAACGAAGGGCGCGTTGTATGAAATGCTGCTGAAGGATCATCCCGCCATGCGGGAAATCCGCCGCAGCGGCCTGCTGCTGGCCGTCGAGCTGGGCGAATCGGCGAAACTTTACCGCATCATGGAACTGTTCCGGGAGGCGGGCATCTTGAGCGACTGGTTCCTGTTCTGCGACACGGCGTTCCGCATTTCGCCACCCCTCACGATCTCGGAGGACGAAGTGCGCGAAAGCGCCGCGCTGATCCGCAGTTGTCTGGACCGGTTGTAA
- the recG gene encoding ATP-dependent DNA helicase RecG, translated as MDTLDNDIKFVAGVGEARAKLLERELGIRTLGDMLSHYPFRYIDRTRIYRISEITEAAGLSYVQFRARITGVAYAGTGRKRRFTAFAQDPTGQAELVWFQGVKWIEKRIEVGREYLVFGRPSFYRGELSVAHPELETMEQALSRKAESGMQGIYPSTEKLGNVLGAKGMYQIICNAWTLVKDRIADPLPEAVRTRYGLIGLRDAIYNIHFPQSQEALRQAQYRLKFDELLGVQLNIQQRRTERLAKSNGFLFTRVGGVFNTFYTEKLPFPLTGAQKRVIREIRRDTVTGFQMNRLLQGDVGSGKTLVALMSMLLAVDNGFQACMMAPTEILARQHYATVCKMLDGMDVKVAVLTGASKARERRASLEGIASGEVDILIGTHALIEDRVQFSNLGFVVIDEQHRFGVEQRARLWTKNLQPPHILVMTATPIPRTLAMTLYGDLDVSVIDELPPGRRPIKTFHYTDAARLKLFGFMRQEIAKGRQVYVVYPLIKESEAMDYKDLTDGYEAISRDFPLPQYVTAICHGKMKPADKEESMRQFKQGEAHILVATSVIEVGVDVPNATVMVIESAERFGLSQLHQLRGRVGRGGEQSYCILMSGEKLSRESRARLEAMCETNDGFRLAELDLKLRGAGDINGTLQSGMAFDLKIASPTADVQILTVSREAAAEILAADPALAHPQNRGLEALRRRYSGREEIDFSRIS; from the coding sequence GTGGATACACTCGATAACGACATCAAATTCGTAGCGGGCGTCGGCGAGGCCCGGGCAAAACTCCTCGAACGGGAGCTGGGCATCCGCACGCTGGGCGACATGCTCAGCCACTATCCGTTCCGCTATATCGACCGCACACGCATCTACCGCATCTCGGAGATCACCGAGGCCGCAGGCCTGTCCTACGTCCAGTTCCGCGCCCGCATAACGGGCGTCGCCTATGCCGGAACAGGGCGCAAACGCCGCTTCACGGCCTTCGCGCAGGACCCCACGGGACAGGCCGAGCTGGTGTGGTTTCAGGGCGTCAAGTGGATCGAGAAACGGATCGAGGTCGGACGCGAATACCTCGTCTTCGGCCGCCCGTCGTTCTACCGCGGCGAACTGTCGGTCGCCCATCCCGAGCTGGAAACCATGGAGCAGGCCCTCTCGCGCAAGGCCGAAAGCGGCATGCAGGGCATCTATCCCTCGACCGAGAAGCTGGGCAATGTGCTGGGTGCGAAGGGCATGTACCAGATCATCTGCAACGCCTGGACGCTCGTGAAGGACCGCATCGCGGACCCGCTTCCCGAGGCCGTGCGCACCCGGTACGGACTGATCGGCCTGCGCGACGCCATCTACAATATCCACTTCCCGCAATCGCAGGAGGCCCTGCGGCAAGCGCAGTACCGGCTGAAGTTCGACGAACTGCTGGGCGTACAGCTCAACATCCAGCAGCGGCGCACCGAACGCCTCGCGAAAAGCAACGGCTTCCTCTTCACCCGGGTCGGGGGCGTGTTCAACACCTTCTACACCGAAAAACTCCCCTTCCCGCTCACCGGGGCGCAGAAACGGGTCATCAGGGAGATCCGCCGGGACACCGTGACGGGGTTCCAGATGAACCGCCTGCTTCAGGGCGACGTGGGCAGCGGCAAGACCCTCGTGGCGCTGATGTCGATGCTGCTCGCGGTGGACAACGGCTTCCAGGCCTGCATGATGGCCCCGACGGAAATCCTCGCCCGCCAGCACTACGCCACCGTCTGCAAGATGCTCGACGGAATGGACGTGAAGGTGGCCGTCCTGACCGGCGCCTCGAAGGCCAGGGAACGCCGGGCTTCGCTCGAAGGCATCGCCTCGGGCGAAGTGGACATACTCATCGGCACGCACGCGCTGATCGAGGACCGCGTGCAGTTCTCGAACCTGGGCTTCGTCGTGATCGACGAACAGCACCGCTTCGGCGTCGAGCAGCGCGCGCGGCTCTGGACCAAGAACCTCCAGCCGCCCCATATCCTCGTGATGACCGCCACGCCGATCCCCCGCACGCTGGCGATGACCCTCTACGGCGATCTCGACGTGTCGGTGATCGACGAGCTGCCTCCGGGACGGCGGCCCATCAAGACATTCCACTACACCGACGCCGCGCGGCTCAAATTGTTCGGCTTCATGCGGCAGGAGATCGCCAAAGGGCGGCAGGTCTACGTCGTCTATCCGCTCATCAAGGAGTCGGAGGCGATGGACTACAAGGACCTCACCGACGGCTACGAAGCCATCTCGCGCGACTTCCCGCTGCCGCAGTACGTCACGGCGATCTGCCACGGCAAGATGAAGCCCGCCGACAAGGAGGAGTCGATGCGCCAGTTCAAACAGGGCGAAGCCCACATTCTCGTGGCCACGTCGGTGATCGAGGTGGGCGTCGACGTGCCCAACGCGACGGTCATGGTCATCGAGTCGGCCGAGCGTTTCGGGCTTTCGCAGCTCCACCAGCTGCGCGGGCGCGTGGGCCGCGGCGGCGAGCAGTCCTACTGCATCCTGATGTCGGGCGAAAAACTCTCGCGCGAGTCGCGGGCGCGGCTCGAAGCGATGTGCGAGACCAACGACGGGTTCCGCCTGGCGGAACTTGACCTCAAGCTGCGGGGCGCGGGGGACATCAACGGCACGTTGCAGAGCGGCATGGCATTTGATCTGAAGATCGCCAGCCCCACGGCCGACGTGCAGATACTCACCGTCTCGCGCGAGGCGGCCGCAGAAATACTCGCCGCGGACCCGGCGTTGGCGCACCCGCAGAACCGGGGTCTCGAAGCTCTGCGGCGACGCTACTCGGGCCGCGAAGAGATTGATTTTTCACGCATTTCGTAA
- the rsgA gene encoding ribosome small subunit-dependent GTPase A: MDRKFTATVVRATGSWYDVLHDGETVRCRIRGRLRLKGVRSTNPVVVGDEVACEADEGGDYVIADILPRRNYVIRRASNLSKESHIIAANVDQALLMASLRSPETPTEFVDRFLVTCEAYKVPVTILLSKLDLQDAEAVAEFRAVYEGAGYRVLEVSVREGRGVEEVRELLAGRTTLVSGNSGVGKSTLIQAIDPSLDIRTGEISESHHKGRHTTTFSTMYPLAGGGAVIDTPGIKGFGLIDIDEAELWHYFPEMMRVAPACRFYNCTHTHEPGCAVTEAVKAGEIAWPRYESYLKIRDEDEKYRK, encoded by the coding sequence ATGGATAGAAAGTTTACAGCCACAGTGGTCCGGGCGACGGGCAGTTGGTACGACGTGCTGCACGACGGTGAGACGGTGCGCTGCCGCATCCGGGGCAGACTGCGCCTGAAAGGGGTGCGTTCGACCAATCCCGTGGTGGTGGGCGACGAAGTGGCGTGCGAGGCCGACGAGGGGGGCGACTATGTGATCGCCGACATCCTGCCGCGGCGCAACTACGTGATCCGCCGGGCTTCGAACCTTTCGAAAGAGTCGCATATCATCGCCGCCAACGTCGACCAGGCGCTGCTGATGGCGTCGCTGCGTTCGCCCGAGACGCCCACGGAGTTCGTGGACCGGTTTCTGGTGACCTGCGAGGCCTACAAGGTCCCGGTGACGATCCTCCTGTCGAAGCTCGACCTGCAGGACGCGGAGGCCGTCGCGGAGTTCCGCGCGGTCTACGAGGGGGCCGGCTACCGGGTGCTGGAGGTGTCGGTCCGGGAGGGCCGGGGCGTGGAGGAGGTGCGCGAACTGCTTGCGGGGCGCACGACCCTCGTTTCGGGAAATTCGGGCGTCGGGAAGTCGACGCTGATCCAGGCCATCGACCCCTCGCTGGACATCCGCACGGGCGAAATCTCCGAAAGTCACCACAAGGGCCGCCATACGACGACATTTTCGACGATGTACCCCCTGGCCGGGGGCGGCGCGGTGATCGACACGCCGGGCATCAAGGGGTTCGGACTGATCGACATCGACGAGGCCGAGCTGTGGCACTATTTTCCCGAGATGATGCGCGTTGCGCCCGCCTGCCGCTTTTACAACTGCACCCACACCCACGAACCGGGCTGTGCGGTGACCGAAGCCGTGAAGGCGGGCGAAATCGCCTGGCCGCGTTACGAAAGCTACCTGAAAATCCGCGATGAAGATGAAAAATACCGCAAATAA
- a CDS encoding WbqC family protein, protein MSTILPLAYLPSVEYFTHLLRGGCVVDLGEHFVKRSERNRARILASDGVMELTVHVRNANRPRQPVRDVRLDYSKRWQHQHWGALVASYRSSPYFDFYAGRFEPFYRREWEFLADYNLGLLEVLCSLAGVPMPELSRTYVEAAPGDLDLRPKRKEGLALIAEPYFQVFSERMPFVPNLSFADLLFAEGPASVSVLGRCRQG, encoded by the coding sequence ATGTCTACTATACTGCCTCTTGCATACCTTCCTTCGGTGGAGTATTTCACGCACCTCCTGCGCGGCGGCTGCGTCGTGGACCTCGGCGAGCACTTCGTGAAGCGTTCCGAACGCAACCGTGCGCGGATACTGGCCTCGGACGGCGTGATGGAGCTGACCGTGCATGTCCGCAACGCCAACCGTCCCCGCCAGCCCGTGCGCGACGTGCGTCTCGACTATTCCAAACGCTGGCAGCACCAGCATTGGGGCGCGCTGGTGGCCTCCTACCGCTCGTCGCCCTATTTCGATTTCTACGCCGGGCGGTTCGAGCCTTTCTACCGCCGGGAGTGGGAGTTTCTCGCCGATTACAATCTGGGTCTGCTGGAGGTGTTGTGTTCGCTGGCCGGAGTGCCGATGCCCGAACTCTCCCGGACGTATGTCGAGGCGGCCCCCGGAGACCTCGACCTGCGCCCCAAACGCAAAGAAGGCCTGGCGCTGATCGCCGAGCCTTATTTCCAGGTCTTCTCCGAAAGGATGCCTTTCGTCCCTAATTTGTCGTTTGCGGACCTGCTGTTCGCCGAAGGACCTGCGTCCGTTTCGGTTTTAGGACGTTGCCGACAAGGATAG
- a CDS encoding TrmH family RNA methyltransferase has translation MKNTANNDSPGPDFDFGPDAAHAAERIACLAGFMTPERYAVLRKTVSMRTRYMTVLAENMYHGQNAAALIRHCEAFGVQEMHTVETLCPFEPNPDIARGTHQWVDVRRHASTGEAVAALKGAGYRIVATTPHREDATPETFDVGRGPFALVFGTEHAGISDEVIASADEFLRIPMCGMVESLNVSASAAILIYTLSERMRLTVGNWRMSDAEQAETLCRWMRRSVKDSEAILQRRGMVPDL, from the coding sequence ATGAAAAATACCGCAAATAACGACTCCCCGGGACCGGACTTCGATTTCGGCCCCGATGCCGCACACGCCGCTGAGCGCATCGCCTGCCTCGCCGGGTTTATGACGCCGGAACGGTATGCCGTTTTGCGGAAGACGGTCTCCATGCGCACGCGCTACATGACGGTGCTGGCCGAGAACATGTACCACGGGCAGAATGCCGCGGCGCTGATCCGCCATTGCGAGGCGTTCGGCGTGCAGGAGATGCACACCGTGGAGACGCTCTGCCCGTTCGAACCCAATCCCGACATTGCGCGCGGCACGCACCAGTGGGTCGACGTGCGCCGCCACGCCTCGACGGGCGAGGCCGTCGCCGCCCTCAAGGGGGCGGGCTACCGGATCGTGGCCACCACGCCCCACCGCGAGGACGCGACGCCCGAGACGTTCGATGTCGGGCGGGGACCTTTCGCGCTGGTCTTCGGGACGGAACACGCCGGGATTTCCGACGAGGTGATCGCTTCGGCCGACGAATTCCTGCGCATCCCGATGTGCGGCATGGTCGAGAGCCTGAACGTCTCGGCCTCGGCGGCGATCCTGATCTACACGCTCTCCGAGCGCATGCGCCTCACGGTCGGCAACTGGCGGATGTCCGACGCCGAACAGGCCGAAACGCTCTGCCGCTGGATGCGGCGCAGCGTGAAGGATTCCGAAGCGATTTTGCAACGCCGGGGTATGGTCCCGGATTTATAG
- a CDS encoding glycoside hydrolase family 2 protein — protein MKRYLTILLLLNVVAMTASAREVFPINEGWRFFFKSEKTSDNARHVTLPHSWNTDPLAQGYWLETTGSYQNGMYIPVEWASKRLFVKFYGVQSVADLFVNGYHVGTHRGGATAFTFEITDKIRFGSDNSMLVVVSNSSRDDVLPTSTDMNLYGGIYREAELILTERTAISPLYLGSDGVLVHPQTVGPEKVEGEIEVHITSKGDNSCTLNVDITSPRGERVFSKRQKARLDGKPVSVAFSVDNPTLWSLRDPALYTVTASIGEDSITDRVAVRTGFRSIGASTAEGLTINGERTPVRGVTLYHDNALSGGTLTPEDYDADLRIIRTMGANALRSAVMPHAQYLYDRCDEQGMLVWIDAPLHRSSFLGDVSYFATPAFEQNGLDQLQEIVAQNINHPSVVMWGIFSRLWMRGDDVTPYIRRLNETARTMDPSRPTVACSDQNGDINFITDLIVWQQDVGWRRGSTDDVIVWRDQLQKNWSHLRSGVCYGGSGFLGHKSYTAQSEPRSNWMPEEKQTRFHEEYAKNLQNDSLFWGAWIDNMFDYGSSRRPYGINGAGLVTLNRREKKDAYYLYKAMWNGAEPTLHIVDKRRRLRDYEKQAFRVYSSAGTPTLIVGRDTLAMSEYAPFQYRSDSVAIHGMIEVKVAAGDLRDSVTILVGNVLKPKRTQVLRRTAGPQTTN, from the coding sequence ATGAAAAGATACCTAACGATTCTCCTGCTGCTGAACGTCGTCGCAATGACGGCCAGCGCCCGCGAGGTCTTCCCGATCAACGAAGGGTGGCGCTTTTTCTTCAAGTCGGAGAAAACCTCCGACAACGCCCGCCACGTAACCCTGCCCCACAGCTGGAACACCGATCCGCTGGCCCAGGGCTACTGGCTCGAAACCACGGGCAGCTACCAGAACGGCATGTATATCCCCGTCGAATGGGCTTCGAAACGCCTTTTCGTGAAATTCTACGGCGTACAGTCGGTCGCCGACCTCTTCGTCAACGGCTATCACGTCGGCACGCACCGCGGCGGCGCCACGGCCTTCACGTTCGAAATCACCGACAAAATCCGTTTCGGAAGCGACAACTCGATGCTCGTGGTGGTCAGCAACAGCAGCCGCGACGACGTGCTGCCCACCTCGACCGACATGAACCTCTACGGCGGCATCTACCGCGAGGCGGAACTGATCCTCACCGAGCGCACGGCCATTTCGCCGCTCTACCTCGGGTCGGACGGCGTGCTCGTACACCCGCAGACGGTCGGTCCCGAAAAGGTCGAGGGCGAGATCGAGGTGCACATCACCTCGAAGGGCGACAACAGCTGCACGCTGAACGTCGACATCACCAGTCCGCGGGGAGAGCGGGTCTTCTCGAAACGCCAGAAGGCGCGCCTCGACGGCAAACCCGTCTCCGTGGCCTTCTCGGTGGACAATCCGACGCTGTGGAGCCTGCGCGACCCGGCGCTCTACACCGTGACGGCCTCCATCGGCGAGGACAGCATCACCGACCGCGTCGCCGTCCGCACGGGCTTCCGCTCGATCGGAGCCAGCACGGCCGAAGGGCTGACGATCAACGGAGAACGCACACCCGTCCGCGGCGTCACGCTCTACCACGACAACGCCCTTTCGGGCGGCACGCTGACTCCGGAGGATTACGACGCCGACCTGCGGATCATCCGCACGATGGGAGCCAACGCCCTGCGCTCGGCGGTAATGCCGCACGCGCAGTACCTCTACGACCGTTGCGACGAACAGGGAATGCTCGTCTGGATCGACGCTCCGCTGCACCGCTCGTCGTTCCTGGGCGACGTCTCCTATTTCGCCACGCCCGCCTTCGAACAGAACGGACTGGACCAGTTGCAGGAGATCGTAGCCCAGAACATCAACCACCCGTCGGTGGTGATGTGGGGTATCTTCTCGCGTCTCTGGATGCGCGGCGACGACGTGACGCCCTACATCCGGCGGCTGAACGAGACGGCCCGCACGATGGACCCCTCGCGCCCGACGGTCGCTTGCAGCGACCAGAACGGCGACATCAATTTCATCACCGACCTGATCGTCTGGCAGCAGGACGTCGGCTGGCGGCGCGGCTCGACCGATGACGTGATCGTATGGCGCGACCAGCTGCAAAAAAACTGGTCCCACCTGCGTTCGGGCGTCTGCTACGGCGGCAGCGGATTCCTCGGACACAAGAGCTACACGGCGCAGTCCGAGCCTCGTTCGAACTGGATGCCCGAGGAGAAGCAGACGCGTTTCCACGAGGAGTATGCCAAAAACCTGCAAAACGACTCGCTGTTCTGGGGCGCGTGGATCGACAACATGTTCGACTACGGCTCCTCGCGCCGTCCCTACGGGATCAACGGCGCAGGCCTCGTGACGCTCAACCGCCGCGAGAAAAAGGACGCCTACTATCTGTACAAGGCGATGTGGAACGGCGCAGAGCCGACGCTGCATATCGTCGACAAACGGCGGCGTCTGCGCGATTATGAGAAGCAGGCGTTCCGCGTCTACTCGTCGGCCGGGACGCCGACGCTCATCGTCGGCCGGGACACGCTGGCGATGAGCGAATACGCCCCCTTCCAGTACCGGTCCGATTCGGTGGCCATACACGGGATGATTGAGGTGAAAGTGGCGGCGGGGGATCTGCGCGACAGCGTGACTATCCTTGTCGGCAACGTCCTAAAACCGAAACGGACGCAGGTCCTTCGGCGAACAGCAGGTCCGCAAACGACAAATTAG
- the ispG gene encoding (E)-4-hydroxy-3-methylbut-2-enyl-diphosphate synthase, whose product MNLSKFMRRTTCEVRIGRTTIGGGHPVACQSMTNTDTNDTAASVAQIERIDRAGGKIVRLTAQGRREGENLENIVRQLRADGFRTAVVADIHFVPEVAAIAARYVDKVRVNPGNYRLDRGDLQSLIAQCRERGVALRVGVNHGSLAKRVFDEWGDTPQGMVVSAMEFLRVCRECDFDQVVVSMKSSNTRVMVAAYRLLVEAMDAEDMHYPIHLGVTEAGNGIEGRVKSAVGIGALMADGIGDTIRVSLTEAPENEIPVAQLLVEHFADRPGEFEVLHPERYFPTEYRRRSKVTVPVVHTEPLEGFRVLEALSGNPTAELRAAILNLDIPDEPVVVKRRYEERSLETLAVKAAADLGPLLLDGLADGIWIDAPGFAESEIRDIELMILQAVRVRFSHTEYIACPSCGRTLYDIEKALADIKARTSHLKNLRIGVMGCIVNGPGEMADADYGYVGAGPGRITLYKGRTVVERNIPQEEALDRLVELIKKNGDWTPA is encoded by the coding sequence ATGAATCTTTCGAAATTCATGCGCCGGACAACGTGCGAAGTGCGCATCGGGCGGACGACGATCGGCGGCGGGCATCCCGTCGCCTGCCAGTCGATGACCAATACCGACACCAACGACACCGCCGCGAGCGTGGCCCAGATCGAGCGGATCGACCGCGCCGGGGGAAAGATCGTGCGCCTTACGGCGCAAGGACGGCGCGAAGGTGAAAATCTGGAAAACATCGTCCGGCAGCTGCGTGCCGACGGTTTCCGGACAGCCGTTGTGGCCGACATCCACTTCGTGCCCGAGGTCGCGGCCATCGCCGCCAGGTATGTGGACAAGGTGCGTGTCAATCCGGGAAATTACCGCCTCGACCGCGGCGATCTTCAGTCGCTGATCGCGCAGTGCCGCGAGCGGGGCGTCGCCCTGCGCGTCGGCGTCAACCACGGGTCGCTGGCGAAGCGCGTCTTCGACGAGTGGGGCGACACGCCCCAGGGCATGGTGGTCTCGGCCATGGAGTTTTTGCGGGTGTGCCGGGAGTGCGATTTCGATCAGGTGGTGGTCTCGATGAAGTCGTCGAACACGCGCGTCATGGTCGCCGCCTACCGTCTGCTGGTCGAGGCGATGGATGCCGAAGATATGCACTATCCGATCCATCTGGGCGTCACCGAGGCCGGGAACGGCATCGAGGGGCGCGTGAAGAGCGCCGTGGGCATCGGGGCGCTGATGGCCGACGGCATCGGCGACACGATCCGCGTCTCGCTGACCGAGGCCCCCGAAAATGAAATCCCCGTGGCGCAGCTGTTGGTCGAACACTTTGCCGACCGTCCCGGCGAGTTCGAGGTGCTCCATCCCGAGCGTTACTTCCCGACCGAATACCGCCGCCGTTCGAAGGTGACGGTTCCCGTCGTGCACACCGAGCCGCTGGAGGGTTTCCGGGTGCTCGAAGCCCTTTCGGGCAACCCGACGGCCGAGTTGCGCGCCGCGATCCTGAATCTCGACATCCCCGACGAACCGGTGGTCGTGAAACGCCGCTACGAAGAGCGTTCGCTGGAGACGCTCGCCGTGAAGGCCGCCGCCGACCTGGGACCGCTGCTGCTCGACGGCCTGGCCGACGGCATCTGGATCGACGCTCCGGGATTTGCCGAAAGCGAAATCCGCGACATCGAGCTGATGATCCTGCAAGCTGTGCGCGTGCGTTTTTCACACACCGAATACATCGCCTGCCCTTCGTGCGGGCGCACGCTCTACGACATCGAGAAGGCCCTCGCCGACATCAAGGCCCGCACGTCGCACCTGAAAAACCTCCGCATCGGCGTGATGGGCTGCATCGTCAACGGTCCCGGCGAGATGGCCGACGCCGACTACGGCTACGTGGGCGCCGGACCGGGCCGCATCACCCTCTACAAGGGCCGCACGGTCGTCGAGCGCAACATTCCGCAGGAGGAGGCCCTCGACCGGCTGGTGGAGCTGATCAAAAAGAACGGGGACTGGACGCCCGCCTAA
- a CDS encoding radical SAM-associated putative lipoprotein: MKEKLLLAAAALLGFATACNNEEDQPKVVSMYGVPYNNYKIKGKVTDKAGRPIKGIEVRSNAYLPTPEATTAADGTYDLSGKGVGNTARVTFTDTDGPANGGDFAAKTVDIEFTEAERTAKGDGDWDQGAFAKSGVDIALEEKE, encoded by the coding sequence ATGAAAGAGAAACTACTGCTGGCAGCCGCCGCGCTGCTCGGATTTGCAACGGCATGCAACAACGAGGAAGATCAACCGAAGGTGGTATCTATGTACGGGGTCCCGTACAACAACTACAAGATCAAGGGCAAGGTGACCGACAAGGCCGGACGGCCGATCAAGGGCATCGAGGTCCGGAGCAACGCCTACCTGCCGACACCGGAGGCGACGACCGCAGCCGACGGAACCTATGATCTTTCGGGCAAGGGAGTCGGCAACACGGCAAGAGTCACCTTCACCGACACCGACGGCCCGGCCAACGGCGGCGACTTCGCCGCAAAGACCGTCGACATCGAATTCACCGAGGCCGAACGCACGGCCAAAGGAGACGGCGACTGGGATCAAGGGGCATTCGCCAAATCGGGCGTCGACATCGCCCTCGAGGAGAAGGAGTAG
- a CDS encoding CvpA family protein, with translation MNTLDLIVCLVLALAVWNGWRQGFVVQICSLAGIVAGIWIAARFGAQVGGWLRLDDEVAAAGGFVTALVVVILVVAIAGRVVRKVFHFAGLGVADTLLGIAVSVLKYLLVLSVLFSAFDALNEDYCLVGPRTIEQSKSYKPVRWLSESIFPFLEWVGERVPRQEEKTETDG, from the coding sequence TTGAACACGCTTGATTTAATCGTCTGCCTCGTGCTGGCGCTGGCCGTCTGGAACGGATGGCGCCAAGGCTTCGTCGTGCAGATATGCTCCCTTGCAGGGATTGTGGCGGGCATTTGGATCGCGGCGCGTTTCGGCGCGCAGGTCGGCGGATGGCTGCGGCTCGATGACGAAGTGGCCGCCGCGGGCGGTTTCGTCACGGCGCTCGTCGTCGTGATCCTCGTCGTGGCGATCGCCGGCAGGGTGGTGCGCAAGGTCTTTCACTTTGCGGGACTGGGCGTTGCCGACACGCTGCTGGGCATTGCCGTATCGGTTTTGAAGTACCTGCTCGTGTTGAGCGTGCTCTTCTCGGCCTTCGATGCGCTGAATGAGGATTATTGCCTCGTGGGGCCGCGGACGATCGAGCAGTCGAAAAGCTACAAGCCTGTCCGGTGGCTTTCCGAATCCATTTTCCCTTTTCTGGAGTGGGTCGGCGAGCGGGTTCCCCGGCAGGAGGAAAAAACGGAGACCGATGGATAG
- a CDS encoding helix-turn-helix domain-containing protein gives MNYQDEILYISTRIKELRKERKLTVQELAYRCDMERSNLSRIEAGRTNLTVKTICSICNALSVNMRDVIR, from the coding sequence ATGAACTATCAAGATGAAATCCTTTATATCTCTACGAGGATCAAGGAGTTGAGGAAGGAACGCAAGCTGACTGTACAGGAGCTGGCTTACCGGTGTGACATGGAAAGATCCAACTTGAGCCGCATCGAGGCGGGGCGGACTAATCTTACCGTAAAAACCATTTGCAGCATCTGTAATGCGTTGAGTGTTAATATGCGCGATGTAATACGTTAG